The Pelagibius sp. CAU 1746 genomic sequence TCGTGGATGAGCTGCTGCACCACCTCGGTGAAGCGTTCCTCCTGCAGGTGGGCGATGAGCACGCCGATGGCGTCCGAGAGGCGGCCCTGGCCCTCGAGCGCCTCGGCCAGCACCTCGACCCGCGCGGTCTCCAGCAGGTCGGCGGCCTCGTGTTCGTCCAGCACCTTGGCGTTGGGCGCGACCCCGGCCTCCAAGGGGAAGCGCCCGAGCAGCGCCTGGCAGAAGGCGTGGATGGTCTGGATCTTGATGCCGCCGGGGGTGTCGAGGACGCGGGCGAAGAGGGCGCGGGCGCGCGGCAGCAGATCGTCGTCGACCGGTCCGCCGGTCAGCTCCTCCAGGCCGGCGCGCAGCGCGCCTTCTTCCGCCGTGACCCAGGCGGCAAGGCGTGCGGAGAGGCGATTGGCCATCTCCGCCGCCGCCGCCTTGGTGAAGGTGAGGCAGAGGATCTTGCCGGGCTCGCTGCCGCGCAGCAGCAGGCTCAGGACGCGGTCGACCAGCACCTTGGTCTTGCCGCTGCCCGCCGAGGCCGAGACCCAGACCGAGGCCGCCGGGTCCGCCGCCTCGCGCTGCCTGGCCGTCGCTTCCGCGATGATCTTTTCCGCCGCCGTGCTCATGACCCGCACCTCATGAGTCCTCGGGCCCCACCGCCCATTCGGCGAGACGCGAGAGGTGGTCGTAGTCGTTGAAGCGCGGCGCCAGTTCCGGGCGCGGCCGGCAGGCATAGGGCGTCGCGGGATTGTCGAACTCGGCGACCAGGCGCTGCAGCCCCTCCAGCGCCTGGGCGGCCAGGGCAGCGGGGTCGGACTTGCTGGCGGCCTGCACCTCGCCCGGAGGCGTGCCGCCGGAGAGCCGCCAGAAGGCGAGGCTGCCGACCGGACCTTGGGGCAGGCCCTCGAAGCCGCCCGCCAGAGCGATCGCCGCTTCCAGGGGCAACTGCGGGGCAAAGCCGCGGTCGACCTTCTTCTTGTCCGGCGGCGCGCCGGTCTTGTAGTCGATGATCTCCAAGGAACCGTCGGTCATGCGGTCGATGCGGTCGGCCTTGGCGGTGAGGATGAAGGGCGCGTGGGGCACCTCGATCACCAGCTCCCCGGTAACTTCCACGAAGCTGCCGGCGACGGCGGGGCGGCGCGCCTGCTCCTCCGACAGGAACCACCGGGCCACGCGCAGGAAGCGCGGCCACCAGAAAGCGAAGACGCCCGGTTTGGCGCTGATCACCTGGAAAACATCGGCGCCGATCTCGATGAGCCGCTCATGGGCATTGGCCGGCGGCTTGCCCGGAAACTCCTCGAGGAAGCGCTCCAGCGCCGCGTGCACCAGCGTGCCGCGCTCGGCCGCGCCGGGATCGGCATCGAGCGGGTCGAGGGGCCTGAGACGCAGGATCTCGCGGGCGTAGAGCGCGTAGGGATCGCCCATCCAGGTCTCGATGCGCGTCACCGAGAGCTTCCGCGGGCGCGCCTCGACCGGCGGGCAGGGCAGCGGCGGCGGCTGGGGCACGACGGCGGCCGGCGCGTCGAGCGCCGCGGCCCAGGCCTTGAGCTGCGTCTCCTCCGCATGCAGGTCGGCGGCCAGGCCGAGACCTTCGCGCAGGGCGTCGATGCGCCGCAGCCAGCGCGCCGGCACCGTGGGCGCGCCCTCGGCCCGCTCGGCGCGGATCAGGTAGACCCGGGGCGCGCAGAAGCCCTGGAAGAAATCGTGCGCGGCCAGGCCGATGCGCCGTTCGGGCAGCGGCAGCCCGAAGGCCGTCTGCATGGGGCGACTGAGCCAGGGGCCGGGATCGACCGCCGCCGGCCAGGTGCCCTCGTTGAGGCCGCCCAGCACCAGGACGTCGGCATGTTGCAGGCGCGCTTCCAGCGGCCCGAGGATGGCGACGCGCGGATGCAGCCCATAGCGCGGCCGCACCGCGCGCCCGGCCATCAGCGCCTCCAGCGCCGCCGGATAGTGCAGCCCCTTGGAAACCGGGGTCGCCAGCGCCGCCTCGCGCAGTTCCGCCGCGAAGGCCGCCGCCGCCTCCCCGGCGTCGCCGGCCCAGAGCCGCTCCGCCCCGCTCTCCTTGTCGCTGGCCGCCAAGGCCTCGGCGGCGGCCAAGTGCGCGTCGACCAAATCGCTGAGCCGCGTGGCTTCGCCCCGACGCCGCTCGCCGGAGCCGCCGCCCAGCGCCTCGACGAAGGGCGCCAGCTCGGCGGCCAGGCGGTCGAACCATTTCAGAAGTCCCTTGTCCGCCCCGGCCTCGACCAGCGCCTTGCGCAGGCCGTCCAGCCCGGCGGCCGGACGGGCGCCGCGCAGCACCGCCAGCTCCAGCGTACGCACGTGGCGGCGGAAGGCCGCAGGAGCCTCCCCGCCGGCGGCCAGCGGATGCTTCAAGGCGGCGAGCAAGGCCACCGGCGCGAAGCGTTCGGCCGCCATGGCGGCGGTCAGGCGCAGGAAGACGCCGGGCGGAGTATTGGCGAGGCTGCGCCCCGCGGAGTCGTCGACCTCGATGCCCCAGCGTTTGAGGTTTGTGGCGACGCGGCGCGCGAGGTCGCGGTCGGGGGTGACGAGCGCCGCGGTAGTGGCCGGCGTTTCCACCCGGCGGCGCAGCAGCAGGGAGATGACCAAAGCCTCCTCGCCCGGATCGGCGCAGTCGACGCGCTGCACGCCGTCCAGGGCCGCCGCGAAGTCGCCGGCGTTCTCCTGATGCCAACGCGCGGTGGCGCCGGGCGGGCGCAGGGCCAGGTCGGCGAAGCGGGCGCGCGCCGCGTCGACCTGCGGCACCGAATCCCGCTCCCAGGGCGTCACCGCATCGCGGCCGATGCCCAGCCGGTCGAGCAGTTGGGCCATGCCGTGTTGCGGATGGCTGGGGTCGCGGCGGATTTCGTTCCAGGTCTCGGCATCGCTTTCCAGGTCGAGGCCCGGCAGCAGCACCGCCCCCTGAGGCAGGCCGGCGACGGTCTTCAGCAGCTCGGCGGTGGCCGGAATGGAGCCGGTGGAGCCGGCGGCGATCACCGGGTCGGCGGGCGGCCGGCGCGCCCAGGCCGCCGCCTGCAGCTCGGCCAGGCGCCGCCGGCGCTCGGCCGGCCCGATGCAGCCCAGGGCCTCCAGGATCTTCGGCCACTCCTCGGTGACGATGGTGAGGAACTCCAGGGTGATCTGCCAGTGCCCGGCATAGTCCTCGGGCACCAGCCCCGCCAGGGCGGCGAAATCCAGCCCTTCCGTCTCCACCTGGTCGAGCAGCCGCGCCAGCTCGGCACCGAGGCGGATCGCCTGGTCCTCGCTCATCGGGCGGCTGCCGGCCTCGGCGGCCACGGCGCGGCTGTGGGTCAGGATGCAGGAGGCCAGCAGCAGCTGCCGCTGCACGGCGGAGATGGCGGGCGGCAGGGCCGCTTCGGCCTCGCCGCCGAGGAAGGAGGCCTCGAAGAGCAGTTCCTCGGGATCGAGATCGCCCAGCGGCAGCAGGCGCGGCAGCAGCAGCGGCGCGCCGCCGGAAGCGCGCAGGAACGCCGCCTGCAGGGAGCGGCAGGCACGCCGCGTGGGCAGCAGCACCGTGGCGGCGGCGAGCCGGTCCGGGCTGTCCCCGTAGCGCCGCAGCAGACCGGCGGCCAGGGCATCGACAAAGGGCTGACCGGCGGGGATCGTGAAGACGGCCGGCGCGGCGGGCATGGCGCTAACGCTGACCCGAGAAGGCCGCGAGATGATGGAGCGCATCCTCGACGGCGCAGAGCTCCGCCGGCGTGCCGACGTGATACCACTCGCCGTCGTGACGCAGGCCCCAGAGGCGCTCGGCCTCCTGCGCCTTGTCGTAGAGTTTGTTGAGCGAGAAGGAACCGGCGGGCGCGCCCTCAAAGAGACGCGGATGCAGGATCTGGATGCCGGCGTAGATGAAGGGAGCGATCTGCCGTTCCAGGCGGCGGCGCAGGCGGCCCGCCGGATCCATGAAGTAGTCGCCCAGCCCCTCGTAGCCGAAGGCGCTGCAGGTCGGGTGCAGCAGCAGCAGCGCGTCCATCTCCTCTTCGTTCCAAGCCGCGCCGAGGCGTTGCAGCGCCGGGGTCAGCCCGTCGAGCCAGCAGACGTCGCCGTTCAGCACGAGGAACGGCCCGGCACCCAGCAGCGGCAGGGCCTTGGTGACGCCGCCTCCGGTCTCCAGCAGGTCTTCTTCCTTGGAGAAAACGATCTGCGGCCCGCCCCGGCCCTTCAGGTGACTCTCGATCATCTCGCCCAGGTAATGCAGATTCACCACCACCTTCTCGATGCCGGCCTCCTCCAGGCGGTCGAGGATGGTGTCCAGCATCGCCCGGCCGCGCACCTCGATGAGCGGCTTGGGCAGGCTATCGGTGATCGGGCGCATCCGCTGACCGAGTCCCGCCGCGAGGATCATGGCGGTCTTGGGCGTATCGGTCATACCTTCGTTTCCTCTTGCGTAGCGGCATCTTCATCGGGGTTTGCGGGAAGGCCGCGCAGGGCGGCGGGAACCTCGCGGTCGAACCAGTCCTTTACCGGCGCCAGCACCGGCTGCTGCAGGTCGCCTTCCAGCAGGCGCCAGACGCGCGGAAGGTGCCGCAGGTAGCCGTGCTTGCCGTCGCGGCGCGACAGCCGCGTGAAAATGCCGATGATCTTGGCGTTGCGCTGCGCGCCGAGAGCGTAATAGGACGCGGTGAAGGCCCAGCGGTCGATCTCGTGACGCATCCCGGCGTAGTAGCGTTCCAGCATCTCCGTCACCACCGCTTCGGAGACGTCGCGGCGCGCGTCCTCCAGCAGGGAGACCAGGTCGTAGCTGACGGGGCCGATGACGCCGTCCTGGAAATCCAGCAGGCCGCAGCACGCGACGCCCTCGCGGCCCTCCAGCACCATGAGGTTGTCGACATGGTAATCGCGCAGCACCAGCTTGTGCGGCACGCGCTCCGGAGGGGGCAGCATATCCGGCATGACCTCGCGCCAGGCGGCCAGATAGGACTCGCGCTGCGCCGCCGAAGCCTCGCGCCCGGTCAGCGCCGGCAAGTACCAGTCGACCAGCAGGGCTGCCTCGGTCAGCAGCTTCTCCTCGTCGTAGGGTGGAATCTTCGCGGATTCCACCCACCAGCCCTGGTGCAGCGCGACCAGCGTGTCGGTCGCCAGGCGGTAAAGCTCCGCCTCGTCGGCGCCCTCGGCCAGCGCGCGGGTGAAGGTGGTGTTGCCGAAATCCTCCAGCAGCAGAAAGCCGGCCGCGCGGTCGATGGCCAGCGTCTGCGGCGCGCTGAGGCCGATTTCGTCCAGACAGCCGGCGAGAAAATCGAAGATGTCGACGTTTTCCTGCGGCGGCGGCGCGTCCATCAGCACCGCCGTCTCGGCGCCGCGGGTCAAGCGGTCGTAGCGCCGGAAGGAGGCATCGGCCGCCAGCACCCTGCGCTCGGCATCGCCCCAGCCGGCCTTGTCCAGGAAGCTGCGCAGGAGGTCTTCGCGGCCGCCCATCAGAGGTGCAGCTCCGCCAGGCGTTCGGGCCAGTCGCCGGCGCCGTCCAGGCGCGCCTCGCGCGCGCCCTCGCTCCCCCCGGCGTCCTCTCGGTAGCTGAGGGTGACGGAGAGCGCTCCGGCCGGCAGCCGCCCGCCCAGGCGCTCCGGCCACTCGATGAGGGTGATGCCCTCGGCCAGCGCTTCGGAGAGGCCCAGTTCGCGGATCTCCGCCGGATCCTCGATGCGGTAGAGGTCGAAGTGCCAGACCGGCGCCGGATCGCGGTCGTAGATCTGCACCAGGGTGAAGGTCGGGCTCGGCACCTCCTCTTCCGCCGCACTGACGGGATTGCCCGGCCGGCCCGGCAGGGCGCGGATCAAGGCGCGGGCCAGCGCCGTCTTGCCGGCTCCGAGATCGCCATGGAGGGCCACCACGTCGCCGGGGCGCAGCAGCGCCGCCAGGGCGCGGCCCAGCCGCTCGGTCGCCTCGAGAGCGGGCAGCGGCAAGGTCAGTGGCAGGGCGCGCGCCGAAGGCCTGGGAGTCGCGGTCATCATCTGCGGGCTGTTTTAGCTGGCACTCCGGGCGGCGGCAACCGTCGCGCCGCGGCTTGTATTGGCGGGCAAGCCTCGCCATGTTAGGCCCCTGCGACAGACCCCGGCGGTACGGGGCGCGAGAAACCCTGAGAAATCCAGGGCCGAAGTCCCGGCCCGCAAGGGAGAAGCCTCTTGGCGGATCACAGCCCCTCCTCCGACGCCCCCTCCGCCCCAACCCCTTCGACAGGCGTCCCTTCGACGGGCACCCCTCTGACGACCGACGTGGCCGTCATCGGCGCCGGCCCGGTCGGCCTCTTCGCCATTTTCGAGTGCGGCATGCTGAAAATGCGCTGCCGGGTCATCGACACCCTGGAGGTGATCGGCGGCCAGTGCGCGGCGCTCTACCCGGAAAAGCCGATCTACGACATCCCCGGCTATCCCCAGGTCATGGCCCAGGACCTGGTCGACCGCTTGGCCGAGCAGGCCGCGCCCTTCGAGCCGGCCTACCATCTGGGCCAGCAGGTGACCGGCCTGGAACGGCTCGAGGAGGGCTGCTGGCGACTCACCACTTCGGCAGGCACGGTGATCGACGCCACCGCCGTCGTCATTGCCGCCGGCTGCGGCGCCTTCGGCCCGAACCGCCCGCCGCTGGCCGGCATCGAAGACTATGAAGGCACCTCGGTCCACTACCTGGTGCAGCGCCGCGAGAGCTTTCGCGGCCGGCGCGTGGTCATCGCCGGCGGCGGCGATTCCGCCGTCGACTGGGCGATCTCGCTGGCCGAGCTGGCGGAGAAGGTCTACGTGGTCCATCGGCGGCCCAAGTTCCGCGCCGCGCCGGAAAGCGTCGAGCGCCTGCACCGCCTGGCCGAGAGCGGCAAGATCGAGCTGGTGATCCCCTATCAGCTCGCCGCGCTGGAAGGTGACGGCCGGCAGTTGACGGGGGTCCAGCTGGCCGACATGAGCGGCTTGCGTAAGCTGCTGCCGGCCGACTGCCTGCTGCCCTTCTTCGGCCTCTCCATGAACCTGGGCCCGATCGCCGACTGGGGCCTGCAACTCGACCACCATCACATCACCGTCAACCCGGCGAGCAGCGAGACCAGCGCCGCGGGCATCTTCGCCATCGGCGATATCGCCCACTACCAGGGCAAGCTGAAGCTGATCCTCACCGGCTTCTCGGAGGCGGCCGTGGCCGCCCACGCCATCCGCCCCCTGGTCTATCCGGGCGAGGCGCTGCACTGGGAATACTCCACCACCAAGGGCGTGCCGGAGAGCGGGACGGCGGCCGAGTAGCGGCGGCCCCTCCACTCCGCCTCGATCCCCCATCGAGACGCGGGCCTCCCGGCCCGCTCCTCAGGGTGAGGCAGTCCGCCTGCGTCTTCGGCCTCATGCCGAGAAGGCTGCGCAGCAGCCGTCTCGAAGCATGGGCGTTTCGCCGTTCTGCTCTGCTTGCCTATTCGGCGACGTCGCGGTCGATCGCGCCCTCGCCGCCGCTGTCCAGCGGCACCTGCGCCAGCGGCACGTGGCAAATGACGCGCGTGCCGCCGCCGACGTAGGAGTCCAGCTCCACCCGGCCGCCGTGCAGCTCGATGAGGCTCTTCACCAGCGAAAGGCCGAGGCCGGCGCCGCTCTGGCGCGTCTCCAGAGAGCCGCGCTCGAACCTGCCGAAAACCCGCTCGCGGTCCTCTTCCGGAATGCCGATGCCGGTATCCGAGACTTCCAGCAGCATCTCGTCAGGCAGGCGCTGGGCGGAGATCGTCACCTCGCCGCCCTCCTTGGTGAACTTCAGGGCATTGGACAGCAGGTTGAAGAGCGCCTGGCGCAGGCGGCGGCCGTCGGCCAGCAGTTCGCCGGCCTCCTCGTCGCAGACCAGTTTCAACTCGATACTGCGGCTGTGCGCGCGCTCGCGGCCCAGGGTGAAGATCGATTCCAGCAGAGAATGAACGTCCGTCGGCTGCAGGTCGAGCTGCAGGTAGCCGGCCTCGATGGAGGCCAGGTCGAGAATGTCGTTGATCAGCGCGATGAGCTGCTGCGACGACTGCACGATGGCGTGGCTGTATTCGAGCTGGCGCTCGTTCAGCTCGCCGAAGAACTGATTCTCCAGCACCTCGGCGAAGCCGATGATGGCGTTCAGGGGGGTGCGCAGCTCGTAGGAGATGTTGGCGATGAATTCCGACTTCAGGCGGTCGGCGGTCTCCAGCGCCTCATTGCGCTCGATGAGGGCGCGCTCGACGCGCAGGGTGTCGGTCACGTCGACGTAGCTGAACAGCACGCCGCCGTCGGGCAGCGGCACCTGGGCCCAGTCGATGGCGGAACCGTCGCTGCGCTCGACGCGCCCGCTGCGGGAATCGGGGTCGGTGGTGCGGGCGATGATCTGCTCGGCGTAGCCGGGCCAGTCTTCGTCGGACACGTCGAAGAGCTGGCGCGCCTGGACCAGCACGTCGCGCACGTGCGGTTCGGCATGCAGCATCTCCGGGTCCAGGTGCCACATCTGGCAGAGCCCCGGGTTGAACAGCTTCAGCCGGCCGTCGGCGCCGTAGACAGCGACGCCTTCATAGAGGTTGTCGATGGTCTCGCGCTGCACCTCGGTGAGGGTGTTGTAACTGCGCTCCAGCGCCAGGCGGTCGGTCACGTCCTCATAGGACAGCAGGATGCCGCCGAAGGGGTGGGGCGTGACCACCATGCGCAGGGTGCTGCCGTCGGGCAGGTGCACCAGTTCCTCTTCCTGGGCGATGAGGGTCGCGTACTTCTGCAGCACCTCGCGCTTGTAGGCCGGGAAGTTCGGATACTCGGGGAAGCGCCGGCGCTCGCGCAAGGCCTCCAGCACGTCGCCGAGGTGCGGTTTCTGCTGCAGGAAATCCTCGTCCAGTTCCCACAGCCGCGCATAGGCGGTGTTGAAGAACATGAGATTCAGATCGCGCCCGTAGATGGCGATGGCGGTGGAGAGGTTCTCCAGCATCTCCGACTGCACGCGGATATGCCGGCCAAGCTCCGCCTGGACCTCCTCCAACTGGGTCCGGTCGAAGGCCAGGCCCAGGGTCCCGTCCTTGCCGAAGGGCAACTCGAAGACCTCCAGCAGGTGGCGCGCGCCGCCCATGACCACGTGGTGGCTGTCGCTGCAGGGCTCGCCCTTCTCGCGCGCCCTCGCCGCCAGGGCCTGGGCCGCGGCCGCCTTGGCGCGTCCCAGCAGCTCCGCGCCCTCTTTCACCACCGCCTCCACCTCTCCGTCCACTGCCTGGGCGTAGAAGCGGTTGCAGTCGGTCAGCCTGCCGGCGCCGTCGCGCAGCCACAGGGCCATGGGCAGGCAGTCGACGACCGCCCGCAGGTGCTTGGCCTCGGCCTTCAAGGAGGCTTCCCGGCGCGCCGCGGCCGAACGGTCCTCCAGCCACACGGTCCCGGGAGCGCCGGACGGGCGGCGCCCGCGCAACACCAGCAGGCGGCTGCCATCCTTGAGGCGGGCGTCCAGATCGAAACCGGTGCCGCTGCTCTGCAACTCCCGCAGCGCCGCCTCAAGCTGCGACCGGGCGCCGCTGTCGAGGGCGTCGAGCAGGTCTTGCTCGCCGACGGGCGTCTCCGGCGGCAGGCCGAGCAGCGCGGCGGCCGCCGGCGCGGCGGCGGGCGTGCTGCCGGCGCCGACCGAGACCCGCGGCCAGGGCGCCGCGGCCAGGGTGCCGGTCAGGGCCTTGGCGCGGCCGTCCGATAGCAAGGCCTCGGCTTCGCTGGCCTCCAGGGCCTTGCGTAGGGTGAAGACGGACCTGAAGCAGAAGCCCAGGGCAATGAGGGAAACAAGAAGAAGCAAGGGCCAGAGCAGCCCGCCTGCCTCAAGCATCCGGTCCTCCGCGGCGCCCGGCCCGATGGTCTGCGCGGCCGTCGACACGGCCCGCCGCCGTCTCCGCTGCCGCGAAGACCGCCGTGCCGCCGCCCCGCCGGCCAGGCCGGCGCTCTGTCGAGACCCCTCTCACAGCCGGAGAGTCTATGCCGAAGCCACGCGAGCGGCAAGCAAGGCCGCCGCCCGCCGCGGGAAACCGCCTCAGTAGCGGTAGTGCTCGGGCTTGAAGGGGCCCTCGACGGTGACGCCGATGTAGTCGGCCTGCTTCTGGCTGAGCTTGGTGATCTGGGCGCCGACCTTCTCCAGGTGCAGCGCCGCCACCTTCTCGTCCAGGTGCTTGGGCAGCACGGCGACGGTCTTGCCGTACTTCTCCGCGCTGCTCCAGAGCTCCATCTGTGCCAGCACCTGGTTGGTGAAGGAGGCGCTCATGACGAAGCTCGGGTGGCCGGTGGCCACGCCCAGGTTCACCAGGCGGCCTTCGGCCAGCAGAATGATCTTCTTGCCGTCGGGGAACTCGATCTGGTCGACCTGCGGCTTGATGTTGTCCCACTTGAAATTGCGCAGGGCGCCGACCTGGATCTCGGAATCGAAGTGCCCGATGTTGCAGACGATGGCCCGGTCCTTCATGGCGCGCATGTGGTCGACGGTGATGACGTCGACGTTGCCGGTCGCGGTGACGAAGATATCCGCCTGCGGAGCTGCCTGCTCCATGGTCACCACCTCGAAGCCTTCCATGGCGGCCTGCAGGGCGCAGATCGGGTCGGCCTCGGTCACCAGCACGCGGCAGCCGGCGCTGCGCAGGGATTCGGCCGAGCCCTTGCCGACGTCGCCGAAGCCGGCGACCGTCGCCACCTTGCCGGCCATCATCACGTCGGTGCCGCGGCGGATGGCGTCCACCAGGCTCTCGCGGCAGCCGTACTTGTTGTCGAACTTCGATTTGGTCACCGAGTCGTTCACGTTGATGGCCGGGAACAGCAAGGTGCCGGCCTTCTGCATCTCGTAGAGGCGGTGGACGCCGGTGGTGGTCTCCTCGGTGACGCCGCGGATCGCCTTGCCGAGCTCCGAATACCAGCCCGGCTTTTCGGCGACGCGCTTCTTGATGGCGGCGAAGAGGGCTTCTTCTTCCTCGTTGCCCGGATTGTCGAGGACCGAGATGTCTTTCTCGGCCTTCATGCCCAGGTGGATCAGCAGGGTGGCATCGCCGCCGTCGTCGAGGATCATGTTCGGCGTGCCGCCGTCATGCCATTCGAAGATGCGGTGGGTGAAGTCCCAGTATTCGGTCAGGCTCTCGCCCTTGAAGGCGAAGACGGGGGTGCCGGTGGCGGCGATGGCCGCGGCGGCGTGGTCCTGGGTCGAAAAGACGTTGCAGGAGGCCCAGCGGACCTCGGCCCCCAGGGCCTGCAGGGTCTCGATCAGGCAGGCGGTCTGGATCGTCATGTGCAGCGAGCCGGCGATCCTGGCGCCCTTCAGCGGCTGCGACGGGCCGTATTCCTCGCGTAGGGCCATGAGGCCCGGCATCTCCGTCTCGGCGATGTCCAGTTCCTTGCGGCCCCAATCGGCCAGGGAGATATCCGCCACCACGTAATCGGTGAAGTCCGCCATGCTGTCCATCCTACTGTCCCTACTGTCGGGTCCGGCCCTACTGCCGGGTCCGGGGGAGTGCCGCCGGCCCGGCGCCGAGCGCGCCCAGTCAAGAATTGAGCGGCTCATGTATCAGCCCGCGCGCCAAGCCGCAAGGCCGGGAGCGGGAGAAGAGGCCCGCGTCAGCTCGCCGTTTCGTTGAAATCGTCGAGCAGGGCGGCGATGCGGCCGCTGTCGACCTGCTCCATGATCATCATGGCCCGGCGGCCGGCGGCGTGCATGTCGATGGAGAGGATGCGGCTCTTGACCCGCGGCAGGGCCTTGGCGGTCATCGACAGCTCACGCACCCCCAGGCCCAACAGCAAGGCGGTGAAGCGCGGATCGCCGGCGATCTCACCGCAGACCGAGACCGGGATGCGGGCCCTCAGCGCCGCCTCGACGGTGAACTGGATGAGCCGCAGCACCGCCGGATGCAGAGGGTTGAAGAGGTGGGCCACCTGCTCCTCGCCACGGTCGATGGCCAGGGTATACATGGTCAGGTCGTTGGTGCCGATGGCGAAGAAATCCGCCGACTGGGCCAGGGAATCGGCGGCCAGGGCGGCGCCCGGCACCTCGATCATCACACCGACCGGCGGCAGGGGATCGGCGATGGCGAGGCCGCGGCGTGTCAGCCGCCGGGCGGTCTTCTCCAGCTCCTTGCGCACCGCCCGGATCTCGCCCGGGGTGGTGATCATCGGCAGCAGGATACGCAGGGGACCGAGGGCGCCGGCGCGCAGCATGGCGGCCAACTGCGGACGCAGCAGCTTGGGCTCCTTCAGGGACAGGCGGATGGCGCGCAGTCCGAGCGCCGGATTGGCCGCCTCGCCCAGGTGCTCGCCCAGGGAGGTGGCCAGCTTCTCGCCGCCCACGTCCAGGGTGCGCACCGTAACCGGGCTGCCCCGCATGGCCTTCACGATCTTGGCCAGGGCCTCGTACTGCTCCTCCTCGCCCGGCAGGTCGGCGCGGTTCATGTACATGAACTCGGTGCGCAGCAGCCCGATGCCTTCGGCGCCCGTCTCCACGGTCTGTTCCAGCTCGCGCGGCAGTTCCATGTTGACCTGCAGGGTGATGCGCTGGCCGTCGCGGGTCTCGGCGGGGACATCGCGCAGGCGGGCCAGCACGCGGGCCTCGCGCGCCATGTCCTTGAGGCGCCGCTCGTAGCCGGCCAGGCGGCGGGCGGTCGGATTGACGATGACCAGGCCGTTGCTGCCGTCGACGATGAGCTGGTCGCCGCTGCGCACGGTCGGCAGCAGGTCGGGCACGCCGACCACCGCCGGCATGCCCAGCGAGCGCGCCATGATCGCCGTATGGCCCTCGGCACCGCCCAGCACGCAGGCGAAGCCGCCGATCCGGCGCGGGTCCATGAGGGCGGTGTCGGCGGGCGAGATCTCCTCGGCGATGACGATGCTGCCTTTCTCCAGGCCGCCGAAGCCGTGATAGGCCGCATCGGTGAGGCAACGCAGGATGCGGTGGCCGACCTCGCGCACGTCTTCCGCGCGCGCACTCAGGTAGCTGTCCTCCATGGCCTCGAATTCCTGGGCGATGGCGGAAATCTCGGCCCTGACCGCAGACTCGGCGTTGCGCCGGTCGCTGTCGATGCGCCGCTCGATGCCGCCGACCAGACGGCTGGAGTTCAGCATCTGCAGGTGCGCTTCCAGGAGGTAGCCCAACTCCTCGGCGGCCAGGCCGTGGATGCCCAGGGCTTTCGCCTTCAGCTTGCCGACCTGGCGCAGCGCCTTGTCGATGGCGTCGCCCAGGCGCGCCTTCTCGGCCTTCACCCGGCTGCTGGGGATCTGGTACTCGGGCACCTGCAGGTCGCCGGCCTCGCGCACATGCGCAGGCCCGATGGCCACGCCGGGCGCGACGCCGAGCCCTTCGAGTACCAGTTCCTCTCTACGCTTCTTGCTCTTCTTATCCGTCTTCATCGAACTTGCCGGCGACCAGCCGCGCCAGCGCATCTACTGCAGTTCCGGCGCCGGGCCCCGAGGCTTCGACGTCGATCTCACAACCCGGTCCGGCGGCCAGCATCATCAGGCCCATGATCGAACAGCCGGAAACCCTCGTCTCGCCCTTCACCACCGTGATCTGGGCGTCGAAGCTCTCGGCCAGCTTCACGAACTTGGCGGCGGCGCGGGCGTGCAGGCCCTTCTGGTTGCAGATGGTCAGGCGCCGCCGCGCGGTGACCTCCGCCCCGGTTTCCTGAGCCGCGCCCGCCGGCGCCGCGGGGTCTTGCAATTCCTCGGTCATTCCTTGTCCGCGTCGAGAAGCTGCGAGGCGACGTTGATGTACTTGCGTCCGGCGAGCTGGGCCTGGGTGACCGCTTCGGCCAG encodes the following:
- the addB gene encoding double-strand break repair protein AddB produces the protein MPAAPAVFTIPAGQPFVDALAAGLLRRYGDSPDRLAAATVLLPTRRACRSLQAAFLRASGGAPLLLPRLLPLGDLDPEELLFEASFLGGEAEAALPPAISAVQRQLLLASCILTHSRAVAAEAGSRPMSEDQAIRLGAELARLLDQVETEGLDFAALAGLVPEDYAGHWQITLEFLTIVTEEWPKILEALGCIGPAERRRRLAELQAAAWARRPPADPVIAAGSTGSIPATAELLKTVAGLPQGAVLLPGLDLESDAETWNEIRRDPSHPQHGMAQLLDRLGIGRDAVTPWERDSVPQVDAARARFADLALRPPGATARWHQENAGDFAAALDGVQRVDCADPGEEALVISLLLRRRVETPATTAALVTPDRDLARRVATNLKRWGIEVDDSAGRSLANTPPGVFLRLTAAMAAERFAPVALLAALKHPLAAGGEAPAAFRRHVRTLELAVLRGARPAAGLDGLRKALVEAGADKGLLKWFDRLAAELAPFVEALGGGSGERRRGEATRLSDLVDAHLAAAEALAASDKESGAERLWAGDAGEAAAAFAAELREAALATPVSKGLHYPAALEALMAGRAVRPRYGLHPRVAILGPLEARLQHADVLVLGGLNEGTWPAAVDPGPWLSRPMQTAFGLPLPERRIGLAAHDFFQGFCAPRVYLIRAERAEGAPTVPARWLRRIDALREGLGLAADLHAEETQLKAWAAALDAPAAVVPQPPPLPCPPVEARPRKLSVTRIETWMGDPYALYAREILRLRPLDPLDADPGAAERGTLVHAALERFLEEFPGKPPANAHERLIEIGADVFQVISAKPGVFAFWWPRFLRVARWFLSEEQARRPAVAGSFVEVTGELVIEVPHAPFILTAKADRIDRMTDGSLEIIDYKTGAPPDKKKVDRGFAPQLPLEAAIALAGGFEGLPQGPVGSLAFWRLSGGTPPGEVQAASKSDPAALAAQALEGLQRLVAEFDNPATPYACRPRPELAPRFNDYDHLSRLAEWAVGPEDS
- a CDS encoding nucleotidyltransferase family protein; this encodes MTDTPKTAMILAAGLGQRMRPITDSLPKPLIEVRGRAMLDTILDRLEEAGIEKVVVNLHYLGEMIESHLKGRGGPQIVFSKEEDLLETGGGVTKALPLLGAGPFLVLNGDVCWLDGLTPALQRLGAAWNEEEMDALLLLHPTCSAFGYEGLGDYFMDPAGRLRRRLERQIAPFIYAGIQILHPRLFEGAPAGSFSLNKLYDKAQEAERLWGLRHDGEWYHVGTPAELCAVEDALHHLAAFSGQR
- a CDS encoding phosphotransferase, with the translated sequence MGGREDLLRSFLDKAGWGDAERRVLAADASFRRYDRLTRGAETAVLMDAPPPQENVDIFDFLAGCLDEIGLSAPQTLAIDRAAGFLLLEDFGNTTFTRALAEGADEAELYRLATDTLVALHQGWWVESAKIPPYDEEKLLTEAALLVDWYLPALTGREASAAQRESYLAAWREVMPDMLPPPERVPHKLVLRDYHVDNLMVLEGREGVACCGLLDFQDGVIGPVSYDLVSLLEDARRDVSEAVVTEMLERYYAGMRHEIDRWAFTASYYALGAQRNAKIIGIFTRLSRRDGKHGYLRHLPRVWRLLEGDLQQPVLAPVKDWFDREVPAALRGLPANPDEDAATQEETKV
- the tsaE gene encoding tRNA (adenosine(37)-N6)-threonylcarbamoyltransferase complex ATPase subunit type 1 TsaE, producing MMTATPRPSARALPLTLPLPALEATERLGRALAALLRPGDVVALHGDLGAGKTALARALIRALPGRPGNPVSAAEEEVPSPTFTLVQIYDRDPAPVWHFDLYRIEDPAEIRELGLSEALAEGITLIEWPERLGGRLPAGALSVTLSYREDAGGSEGAREARLDGAGDWPERLAELHL
- a CDS encoding NAD(P)/FAD-dependent oxidoreductase; the encoded protein is MTTDVAVIGAGPVGLFAIFECGMLKMRCRVIDTLEVIGGQCAALYPEKPIYDIPGYPQVMAQDLVDRLAEQAAPFEPAYHLGQQVTGLERLEEGCWRLTTSAGTVIDATAVVIAAGCGAFGPNRPPLAGIEDYEGTSVHYLVQRRESFRGRRVVIAGGGDSAVDWAISLAELAEKVYVVHRRPKFRAAPESVERLHRLAESGKIELVIPYQLAALEGDGRQLTGVQLADMSGLRKLLPADCLLPFFGLSMNLGPIADWGLQLDHHHITVNPASSETSAAGIFAIGDIAHYQGKLKLILTGFSEAAVAAHAIRPLVYPGEALHWEYSTTKGVPESGTAAE